One Epinephelus fuscoguttatus linkage group LG10, E.fuscoguttatus.final_Chr_v1 genomic window carries:
- the LOC125895509 gene encoding 40S ribosomal protein S27-like: MPDKDLLYPTFARERSRHKKKRLVQSPNSYFMDVKCTGCYKITTIFSHSQTVVPCAGCSLILCQPAGGKCRLTEGCAFRKKYS, encoded by the exons ATGCCT GACAAGGATCTGTTGTACCCCACCTTTGCCAGGGAGAGGAGCAGACATAAGAAGAAGAGGCTGGTGCAGAGTCCCAACTCCTACTTCATGGATGTCAAATGCACAG GCTGTTACAAGATAACCACCATCTTCAGTCATTCTCAGACAGTGGTACCCTGTGCAGGCTGCTCACTCATCCTTTGCCAACCAGCAGGAGGGAAATGCAGACTAACAGAag GCTGTGCCTTCAGGAAGAAATACTCCTGA